TAATTATATAAAGATATATAAAGACTCCCAAATATAAAAGATCCTAAAAGCTCAAAATATAATAAAATATTATCCTGTGCTACACTAATAGCAAATATATTAATAATCGTTACAGCAAAAATAGGAATAAATATTTTTAACATTTTCTGATTATCCATATTATCACCAAATAAAAAATGACTGATGAAATCATCAGTCGTTATATTCTAGAAAAAGTGTCTAAATATCAATAGAATACCAATGATCTCCAATCTTCATAATTACAGTGCTTGCAAGTGAAATGCTTACTATGTTTGCATATGGTACCTGTACATCTAAACTACCATCATTATTTGCCTCATACCAGTAAAAAGTATATACTCCAGCAGCAACAAATGTACCTACTACTCCCGCAGTAACCGGACCTAATTCTACAGTCAATGCAGCTGTAAGTCCTCCAAGTACGATAGAACTAACTGTAGCAAGTGCACTTGCATCAACTGGTGCCAGATAAATATAGACTCCACCAGTTATACTATTGCCGTATGGTTCTACATAACTTCCGTGACAAAAAGAAGTGGAAGATAAAATAACAGCTGAAATTGATGAACTATCTGCAGAAAGGGTATCAGATACTAGGTCACTAGATGCCAATTCATCTTCAGTTATGACACTGAAGTACACTCTATCGGGATAATTGTCGTCCGCATAAGTCATTATATATTTAACAGTGCCATCTTCATCTTCACAAGAAAGAATCCTTTCATTGTCTGTTTCTTTAATTATATTATAATTATTTAATTCATTTATGTCTCCCATAGAATATGGTGTTTTATTGGAAAGATCAACAGTAATGATATCCTTTGCATTTTTATATGTATCTGCTTTTGCACTCACTGCAGGTATAAAAGCCATACTCAATATTAGCATCGTCATCAATAGCGAAGCAATTCTTGTTCTATTATTATTCATTTATTTACCTCTTTAAATTTTGAGGCAAGGTTACCCAAACTTTAAATTAGATTAAAGTAAAACATAACCATGCCACTTAGGCATGAGGGGTTCAGTCTCATCGTCAAATTTGTCTGGACTCCTCACACATAGTAAATAATTGAGATAATCATATATAATAATTTTTAATTTTTTTTCGAATATAGTATTTATTTTTCTTTTTCGTTATTTTATTATTTTTTTTATGATTACAAATAATATTTAATTTTTGATTAGAAATACCATTTTTTATTTAATATTTTTTTGATATTACCAACTAATTTTTAAAAATAGTAAATTTTTTCCTTTGCACTATCCATTGTAGATGTACCCATACAGTTGAGGTATAAAATGATTCAAAAAAATCCTTATTTATCAATTCTAAAACTAAAAGGAAGCTTTGTAGATATGTCAGTAATGGCAATAAATTGTGCCATTCTGGGAACGTGGGATTACAGGGTCTTTTTTGTAATTTTAGCAGGAATTATGATTCATAGTGGTTGCGATATTATAAATGATATTTTTGATAGGGAAATAGACAAAATATGCAAACCAGAAGGAGCTATTGCATCTGGCAGAATATCAATCAATAATGCATACTTGTATATGCTGACGTTATTTTCACTAGCGCTTTTTATTTCCCTGCAGTTAAGTATGATTTTCTTTTTATGCTTGCTGGCAGGAATAATAATTGGTGGAGTCCTATACTCGCATCCATTTTTTCGCTTAAAAGATATTCCAGGTATTGCAATGTTAAATATGGCAGTATGCTTTGCTCTGGAATCAATAGGTATATGGAGTGTCTATTCTCCACTAAATGTTGATAGTTTAAAAGTTGCTGCTTACATATTCATATTAATATTTTGCCTCACATTTATGAAAGATTTCAAAGATGTTAGTGGAGATATTAACTCTTTACCTTTGATGATTGGAATTAAAAATTCGGCAAAGATTTGCATTTTGTTAACTGCAGTTCCATTGATTCCGTTAGTATATATAGTGCTAGACAAAAGTGAACTATACATAAGTGTTATAATCTATATTGTATTGGCAATCAGTTGTACTCAGATCTTAAGTGATAATCCTGTATCCAGAGGGAAGATACTTAAAAATAGGATGGTAATGACTCTTACAATTCCAAATTTTGCGATATTAGCTCTGGAAGTAATGTCATTGCTCTAGATTTCCCAGATTATTCATGATATCGGGAGATTCTTCTGAAATCTGAAGAAACTCTTTTATTTTTTCTACAACTTTTGTATCAATAAAGAAATCATTTATGGTCTTATATTTATTTAGTAGCATATTTATTTTTATATGTGGATACTTTTTTACAAGATAATTTTTACAATAAACTGCAGCATCTTGATCAGAAGTAGCTCTACCAACTATAATGGCCATATTTTTATCTCCAAAACAGTGATAAACATTTTGTAAAACTACACAACCTGAGATAGTAGGAGTTACAACAATATCACCAATATCAGATGCATATACCTCTGCTTCCATAACATGCCTTTTTTCAATTTGAAGTAACTGTTCTTCAGTTTCAGCTTCTGCAAGTATAATGAATTCAGTTGACAAACCTATTTTTTTCCAGTTAGGAATAATTGTGTATTTGTCTATGATATCATCTTTTTGCATATTGCGTATATGATAAGCAACCGAATTACCGTCCTTGAAATCCAATATTTTTGCAAGTTCAGCATTTGTAACTTTGCTATCCTCCATCAATGTCAATAAAATGAAAGTATCAGTTTCGCTAATATATGTTGCATCTGATATTATTTTCGCTATTTTCTTATTTTTTTCTATATTTACATCTGCCATTATAATCACGAGAAAATAATTAATTATTGTAGAATAGGAGTAATAACATAAGTACAAAGTTAAAAGTCTTTTCTGTTATTCACCTGTTGCTAATTTGACAATTTCAACTTAATGACATACCCTTCCGAGAAATCATCATTCAAACTAATAGCAATAATAAATAGTGTGTATTTCCTTCACGTTACTATATCTATAGGATTTAGAGGAGCATAAGAAGAGCAAGTACATAGCATACAATGCAAGTAAATTTAGATATTTCAAATTACACAAAAAAGAAAAGAGCTGACCGGCAAAGCCGGTCTTCTATTTTAAAATTTAATGATGTGCGTGTTCGTCTGCAGCTTTTTGCTTTTCCCATGCAGCGTGTGCTTCATCGATTGAATCAAGACACTTCTTGCATAGCTGTACTGTATCTTCCTCAGCACCCTTTGAGAATGAAGGTCTGCTGATCGTTACATCGTACAACTGTGCGATTGCACCACAAAAGTCACATATGCCTGCTGCTCCGCAGCTTGGTGACTCTTCCACTGCATCATGGGTTTTTTTACCTGCATTGAGGCATCCTTCGCAAAGTCCCTGCCACATCCCATGAGGATATGAGTGCTCATACTTTGGTTTGAATACCCTTACAGGAACCACTGTTGGAATTCCGACTCCACAAAGATCACAATCTGTCATTTTACATACCTCCTGGAATCAGTACTGATGCTGCTTCCATTGCCCAGTGGACAAATGGTTGTGACCAGAAACCAATTGCAAGTACACCGATTGCTGCAATTATGAGTGCAATGGTATATGGGAATGGTTCTGAAACCTTCTCACTGTCTGTTGGCAGGAAGTACATGTACTTGACGATCTTTGCATAGTAGCCCAGTGAAATTGCACTGTTGAGGATCGCGATTACTGCGAGCCATACAAAGCCTGCTTCGATGGTTGATGAGAACAGTACGAACTTGCTCATGAAACCTGCTGTGAGCGGGATACCTGCAAGAGCAAAGACGAATATTGTCATACAGAGAGCAGTTATTGGCATTCTCTTACCAAGACCTCTGAAGTTCTCAATGTGGTCAGGGTCAGTTGAATCCTTGTTCTCTGAAAGTACCATATATGTCACAGCTGCTGTTGCAATGAAAGCTCCTGCCTTCATGAAACCGTGTGACAGTGCATAGAATATTCCACCACCGAGTGCAAGTGGAGTGAGTACCACAAATGCCATTGTTATGTAACCTGCCTGTGCAAGTGAGGAGTATGCAAGCATTCTCTTAACACTTGTCTGCTTAAGGGCTACAACGTTACCGTATGTCATTGTGATGACTGCAAGTATTGCAAAAGCAATCTGCCAGTCAGCTTTCAGAGCGATGAGTGCAACCACAAATACCTTGAGAGCTGCTACGATACCCATCTTCTTTGAGCCTGCTGCAAGCAGTGCTGATACTACTGATGGTGAACCCTGGTATGTGTCAGGTGCCCACATGTGGAATGGTACAAGAGCAATCTTGAAACCGAATCCTGCAAGCAGAAGAACTACTGAAACAATTCCTATTGGACTTGATACGAGTGCAGCGGAGTTTGCTGCGATCCCAGGAATGCTGGTAGTTCCGGTTGCTCCGTAGACATATGAGATACCAAGAAGCATAAGTGCTGCTGAAAGTGAACCTATGATGAAGTACTTCATAGCTGCTTCCAGTGACTTGACGTTCTTCTTCTCAAAACCTGCAAGTGCGTATGTTGCAAGACTTGCAAGTTCGAATGCTACGAAGAGTACCATAAGATCATTTGCTGATGCAACGAACATCATACCGATTGTTCCGAACAGTCCAAGGGTAAAGAATTCCTCGGTGTGACTGTGGCCTTCAGTGTACTTGATACCTGCAATACTGAAAAGTAATGCAACCACAAGGAAGACTATTTTGAAGAACTGAGACAGGGCATCAATTGACACTGTATTGTAGAACAACAATGCTTCTGTTCCAAGACTTGAAATTGTAAGTCCAAGTGCTACAAGGACACCAAGAGATGCAAGGTAACCAAGGAT
The sequence above is a segment of the uncultured Methanolobus sp. genome. Coding sequences within it:
- the fpoN gene encoding F(420)H(2) dehydrogenase subunit N, whose translation is MMDMMLLAPEITMAVTGLAVLLIGLFLPTDSKKILGYLASLGVLVALGLTISSLGTEALLFYNTVSIDALSQFFKIVFLVVALLFSIAGIKYTEGHSHTEEFFTLGLFGTIGMMFVASANDLMVLFVAFELASLATYALAGFEKKNVKSLEAAMKYFIIGSLSAALMLLGISYVYGATGTTSIPGIAANSAALVSSPIGIVSVVLLLAGFGFKIALVPFHMWAPDTYQGSPSVVSALLAAGSKKMGIVAALKVFVVALIALKADWQIAFAILAVITMTYGNVVALKQTSVKRMLAYSSLAQAGYITMAFVVLTPLALGGGIFYALSHGFMKAGAFIATAAVTYMVLSENKDSTDPDHIENFRGLGKRMPITALCMTIFVFALAGIPLTAGFMSKFVLFSSTIEAGFVWLAVIAILNSAISLGYYAKIVKYMYFLPTDSEKVSEPFPYTIALIIAAIGVLAIGFWSQPFVHWAMEAASVLIPGGM
- a CDS encoding UbiA family prenyltransferase, producing the protein MIQKNPYLSILKLKGSFVDMSVMAINCAILGTWDYRVFFVILAGIMIHSGCDIINDIFDREIDKICKPEGAIASGRISINNAYLYMLTLFSLALFISLQLSMIFFLCLLAGIIIGGVLYSHPFFRLKDIPGIAMLNMAVCFALESIGIWSVYSPLNVDSLKVAAYIFILIFCLTFMKDFKDVSGDINSLPLMIGIKNSAKICILLTAVPLIPLVYIVLDKSELYISVIIYIVLAISCTQILSDNPVSRGKILKNRMVMTLTIPNFAILALEVMSLL
- the fpoO gene encoding F420H2 dehydrogenase subunit FpoO, with the protein product MTDCDLCGVGIPTVVPVRVFKPKYEHSYPHGMWQGLCEGCLNAGKKTHDAVEESPSCGAAGICDFCGAIAQLYDVTISRPSFSKGAEEDTVQLCKKCLDSIDEAHAAWEKQKAADEHAHH